Genomic segment of Drosophila biarmipes strain raj3 chromosome 2L, RU_DBia_V1.1, whole genome shotgun sequence:
CTGATCATCTCCCAAAAACGCATCGAACTGGATCTGGATGAGTGCAGTCGACACCAGCCCGCTCCGCAATACGGCTACCAGGATGAGTCGTATCTGCCCATCTATGGAGAGGAGGTTCCAGAGCCGCAGTATGCCCAGCCCAAGCCCAAGCAAGTGGATCTGGAGCAGGTGTGGAGCATCAAGGAGCCGCCAAAGCATGGTAAGTTGGCTTTTGTGGCATAGGAATTGGTTCAGAAATAACACGTAGTTCCATTTTACAGGAGAGTACTCTGGGGTCCACAGAGTGTCTGCCTATGCCCAGTCGCCTGAACCCAAGGAGAACCAACAGAGGTCCAGTGCCGTGTCCTGGCGGCCATTGCTGCCCTGGGAGAACGTGTCCCCGTACCAGTCTGCTCCGGTGCACCACCACCAGCCATGGAAGCCAGCTCCCGTCTACGGTCCCACCTCCCAACCCAAGCAAAATCCATGCCCCAAAGAAGAACAGTCCGCTCCGGCAACCTATGTACCTTCGTCATCCGTTCACCAGTCTCCCAATCCCGATGCCTTCAAGCCACCTGTAGAATACAAGCCGAAATCTAACCAACAGCAATCCCACAAACCCCAACCCAACCCCGAGCAATCCCAAAAACCACAGTCCTACAATCCTCAATCATCCTACAAACCCCAATCTTACCAGGAGCAAACCCACAAGCCTCAATCGTACCAGCAGCAAACCTACAAGCCAGAACCCATCCAACCAGGAGAGTCTTACAGGATTTGGTACGGAGATACTTCGCTACCCCAAGGATATTGAAGATATTTGAAACTGGCGCAAAGCGTTTTCCCCAAATCGACACAACATttagaaacaaatttttatatattcacatagaaaattgtattatcctttttagtaaatttgtatatgatttaaaaattaaataactatGCAAAAATATCTCATTCggatttatttcttttaaggCTTAATACTCAAGCACAAAATATTTCCTAAAAAAGTGCTAATTGTCAATTGTGTAAATAATATTCCTTAACTTGTTTAATAATGGGTATTTTTAGGTACCGGGGGgattcaaaataaaagtaattttttgcattcaaaaatcttttaaatgtaattactTCATGggttttataatatataaacatatttgTATGTTTGTTTTATTCTTACCACCTGAGAATGCACATTAAgtgtgttttaaatttcaaagctgtaatgtttaataatttttgaaagtgAGGGGATAGATAAGGTCCAAAAATATCCATCACATAACTAAAATACTACTTTTCTTCTGAATGTTTGATATTAATCCACAGTTTTGGGGAAACAAAATGCTTGATAAGTAATACAAATacctaaatataaaaattaatatccaGTTTTTCGGTCAATAGATACGAAATATTGGAATGTATGTAAATAGAAATATTAACCGGCAGTcgtttttataagtgttattGCCATATCATACCTAACTAGACCTATTTTCTGAATGAATTTGAACAAGAAGCAGCTGGGGCACGTTTTTCGGTGATATCGTAGTACCGTTACGCACAAAAAACCAGGTCAATCTGTTCCCAAAGAGAACTGTTTGGAAACAAAGAAGAATTTCAAGACGTGACAATCCCTACATTTTCTCCATGTTGCCAAAATGTCGATGGACTAAAAAGTGTTTAGTATGACAGCATGACACATGTACCATTTGAGATTGGAGTTTGGCTATCAGTTAGTGGCAAAAAAACCGTTTCCGACAATCTATTTTGACGATATAGTCGATCTGTTGGCTGGGAAAGAAACATATGATTAGACCAGCGTTTGCAGCTGCACCCACTAAGAAGAAGTGGGTGGTTTGTGAACTGATAGAACTTAGCCCAGTCGGAGACACGTTTTGGACCCTAAGTTGGGCTACTTAAGGTGCAGTTCTGACCGAGAGAAGGCACACAGCGGTGAACGTCCATTGGAGAAGCACCATGAGAACCCAACTGATTTTCGTAACAATCTGCATTTACCTCTGTGCTGCTTCAGCGGAGGATCTGGACGTAACTCCCGAGATCCGTAGTGAGTTGAAGGAGCTTATCAAGGGGACTGAGGAGTTGAACATTGGTTTGGAAAATGTGAAGAACGTGCAGAAGGGCATCGAGGAGAAGTTCAAGCATCAGCGGGATGAGATCGAGCTCATTGCCGAACTGGAGGTTGCGCTGGCTAAACTGGATGCAAAGGTCCAAGGCAGCTTTGAGGCCACTTCCTCTGGAGTGGGAAACTTGACAGCCATTGTCAAGGCAATCCAGAGCCAAAATGAACAGTCCATTCAGAACCTCACCAAAGTGGAGCTGGCCATCCGGTGTGCCCTGGGACAAGTGGGTGTCAGCCAGAACAAATACGAGCAGGATCTGGATGCGGTGGCTCTGTCCGTCAACTCGAATCTGGCGGAGATTCAACAGCTTATATCGCAGGGCATCATTGGTGATCTCATCGGCTTGGATAACAAGGCAAAGATTCTTCAAGAACAGCAGCTCAATATCATTGGTCAAGTTGGATATCTGGGAGAGCTAAATGTCCTGGCGGATCGCGCCAATCGCAAGGTGAATCAATTGGAGTATGGACTAGTACTACTCAATCGCACACAGTCTGAGAGCCTCAATGCCATCGAGAACACTGTCCATGGCGTACAGGTGGCCACCTCCCAGATCGATCATAAGCTCGGAGCTCTGCTGGACAACCAGAAGAGCATTGAAAAGACATTGGAGAGCTGCAAGCGTAAAAGTCCCCCAAAGCAAAAGCCTCACGAAGTATGGACCCATCCGGAGTACGCTCCCAACTACGAGTAAGTTTTTAAGAAACATTTTGATTTCCTATATTCTAATTCATATTTCCTTTAAAGATCCAAACCAGAGGAGAAACCAGCTTATGAGAGCAGCTATGCCTCCGAAGAAGAGGCTGAATACCTTTACAAGCTCTGGTATGGCAAGGGCCGGCAGGAATGAAAGACATGATCACATCGTACACCAATCCTAGGAAAATTGTTTTAGCCCCTTCCTGAAACTTAATTTTGACATTCTTAAGTATTTCTTAATGTTTAGTAAAACTGACAAAATGCTTTAAATAAGCAAATTTTTTAGTAATGCTATTCTACGAAATAGAAAACAACATATTTCACTTACAGCTTTTCAAAGTTCTTGGTCAGACCAAACATTAAAACTAGATAAATGCACAATTTTGAAAGGAATCGCTTTTCTCCTTTATAGCTTGGTGGGGTCCAGGGGATGCACTTGTCCATCATCCCGGTCAAAGTTAATTAGAAGCTGAGACTGATGCTGGTTCCAGTGCTCTGACCGGTGTAGTTTGCCATGGGCCTGCGCTCGAAACTCCTCGACTGACACGCCAGCCTGGATTATGTCGCTACTAGCGTCTGGATCGGCGGGATACGCACCGTCGCCTGGCAAGAGGTGTACAGTTCCATTTTTGCACTTGTATATCACGGGATGGATCAGCCCAATGCCTTTCAGCTCACGCTCAGCTGCGAATTGACGCAGGCTCTCCAGAGAGGAGAAGTTGAGGCAGCGAGATAGCTCGTAGAATTGTGGAGGCGGCAACCAAAGTTCCTTTCTCAGGCACGCTCGAAGGTACTCCAATGGTGAACGCCACTACAAGGAGAGATAGGATAGGTTATTATACGCAATTTAACAGAACATAAGTAATTGATTATTTTACCGCACAATCCTTGACCTCGTTGGGTTCAATGTGAGCGCTGGGCTCCTGTTCCATGGCCGTCACAAAGAAGGCTGTCTCGAAGCGCTTCTTGAAAGTTGATGGCGTGCGCCAGACAGACCACTCGCGAAGTGACCAAACGTCCGGGAGCACGTCCAGCTGCTTACAGAGCTCCAAGAACTGGCTGGCATCGTTGTGGACGATGTGCTGCCAGTGGACACGATCGAACTGATCGTAGAACTTTCCATAGCCGCTGGTGGAGGTCAAAGACCTGCTGTCCCTACACAGCAGGATGCCTAGTTCCTCAAAGGTCTCTCGTAAGGCAGTTAAACGGAGGGCTAAGGACCTGTTATGCAATCATAAGGTTACTTTTTAGAGGTGATATTCCAGTTACATACGGATCTATCGTTTTCTTATCTTCTTTGGCTTGGAAAATCTCTGGACGTGGTCCCTTCACGTTGTTGATACCTTGCAGCTTGGCGGCACTGATTTCGTTTCGCCGGAAAAGTTCCAACCAGGCGGGTGAACTGTCCGTAGTATCGCAAACTCCGCCCGGAAACACCGAGGACTCCGGCATAAAACTGGACTTTTGCGTTCGCGTAAGGAGCAGGGCCTAAATGTATGATTCGGTTAAgccaagtttttttttaaagataaactTATACTCACATTGTAGTCAAATGATTTGGCTTTCGCTGCTTGGTCCTTGGCCAGCAGGATGAGGCTGGAGGAGGAACGAATTTTGGGCAAAACCTTGGACATGTTTAGGTAATACGGCGATTTTGATAGCGTGGCAGATGGTATCGATTACTCGCCAGCTGTtgcttacatattttaaagtacCCATCACCTGTTGAATAAATGGGTATGCTGTTTATAGTTTATTTTAggaaattgatcaaaataaaaaaaatatatgtataagaatatttattcaaaatagtttAAGTACATTAAAACAATTGCTGATAAAGAAAGTAATACAATTCCTAACTTAGggtatcaaaatgttttatcgCTTGACTCTATGGCTTGTGGGTTTGAGATCAAAGGTTTGTGGAAGTGGATCACGGAATCAAATAGCTTAGGAATATAAACCATGGAAGCTACTACACAAACTGGATCTTACAGACCTTCGGCAAGCCTTATACTGGCTGCCAGAGAGGATTCTTTAAAGGATTACGACTACAGAGTGAGTAAAATGATAATAAACATTAACACTAATTTAATATGTTTACCTCTGCCCAAAGTTACTATTGATAAAACGAACTGAGGGCACTTCTTATGCATTGAATCACTGCGTTTTTCCTGGA
This window contains:
- the LOC108032435 gene encoding uncharacterized protein LOC108032435, giving the protein MKVFITILFLGLCLSGIQAEEKLESIADLLKDNAKGVETANVLLTRIAAVSEETQLGLAEQKEALKALSLVEGLLSKLTLALEASSQNLLATLLNTSKQGEEYGNRTEAEFLELARLQEGTKELINVLEAKLDAYQRHVLHSSRNIDKSIDGLSKLITRTVLPQLNGLKCTFDSLETSQINVEVELKSLAGVKELGENSNYKLDVLEDQLKQLNRTQEQRLDNLIDAVKHLQPHSSWKVEAALRELIISQKRIELDLDECSRHQPAPQYGYQDESYLPIYGEEVPEPQYAQPKPKQVDLEQVWSIKEPPKHGEYSGVHRVSAYAQSPEPKENQQRSSAVSWRPLLPWENVSPYQSAPVHHHQPWKPAPVYGPTSQPKQNPCPKEEQSAPATYVPSSSVHQSPNPDAFKPPVEYKPKSNQQQSHKPQPNPEQSQKPQSYNPQSSYKPQSYQEQTHKPQSYQQQTYKPEPIQPGESYRIWYGDTSLPQGY
- the LOC108032824 gene encoding uncharacterized protein LOC108032824 encodes the protein MRTQLIFVTICIYLCAASAEDLDVTPEIRSELKELIKGTEELNIGLENVKNVQKGIEEKFKHQRDEIELIAELEVALAKLDAKVQGSFEATSSGVGNLTAIVKAIQSQNEQSIQNLTKVELAIRCALGQVGVSQNKYEQDLDAVALSVNSNLAEIQQLISQGIIGDLIGLDNKAKILQEQQLNIIGQVGYLGELNVLADRANRKVNQLEYGLVLLNRTQSESLNAIENTVHGVQVATSQIDHKLGALLDNQKSIEKTLESCKRKSPPKQKPHEVWTHPEYAPNYESKPEEKPAYESSYASEEEAEYLYKLWYGKGRQE
- the LOC108032823 gene encoding acyl-coenzyme A diphosphatase NUDT19, translating into MSKVLPKIRSSSSLILLAKDQAAKAKSFDYNALLLTRTQKSSFMPESSVFPGGVCDTTDSSPAWLELFRRNEISAAKLQGINNVKGPRPEIFQAKEDKKTIDPSLALRLTALRETFEELGILLCRDSRSLTSTSGYGKFYDQFDRVHWQHIVHNDASQFLELCKQLDVLPDVWSLREWSVWRTPSTFKKRFETAFFVTAMEQEPSAHIEPNEVKDCAWRSPLEYLRACLRKELWLPPPQFYELSRCLNFSSLESLRQFAAERELKGIGLIHPVIYKCKNGTVHLLPGDGAYPADPDASSDIIQAGVSVEEFRAQAHGKLHRSEHWNQHQSQLLINFDRDDGQVHPLDPTKL